CATTCGACGAACAGCTTGAGGTAAAATAATGATTCTCATTGTTTCACCATATGAAAAACCTAATGTTCTTCCAGCTTCCATTTGACCTTTATCGATTGAGTTTATACCAGCACGAAAGATTTCAACTAAATATGCTCCGGCATTAATACTAATAACGATAATACCTGCTGCAAAAGCAGAGATCCTCATATCTGTTACTGCTGGTATACCAATATAAATATATAACATCTGTACTAAAATAGGTGTACCTCTAATAATGTTCACATAAACAGTTGCAATGCCTTTTAAAACTTTATTTCTCGCAATACTAAATAATCCTAATACCAGTCCGATGACTAAGGCAATTAAAAGAGAAATAACTGTAATGAGTACTGTTATCCATAAACCTTTTAAAAGGACTGGCATCGCATCCATAATTACTTGTAACGAATCGATGGTCGTTCTACCTCCTTATTTTGTAAAAAAGGGTGGGATCTTCACTAGTCCCACCCAGGGTATAACATCTTTTTAAATATTTATCTCATCGGATCTTATCCTGATAGAAGAATTGGATCAAAACTGATTTTCAAGTACAAATTATTCAGCGAAGTATTGATCATAAATCTCGTCATATTTTCCACTTTCAAATAAATACTCTAGACCGCTGTTCATCTTTTCAACTAACCCTTCAGCATCTTTTGAAATTGCAATTCCATAATCTTCTCCAGTTAGACGATCACCAACAATACGAATATTAGACTCATCGCCATCTTGAACAATTTTATACGCGACACTTGGATAGTCATTAATGACAGCATCTGCATTCCCTGAGTTAATTTCCATATACATCATTGCATCTTCTTGGAAAATTGTAACTTCACCGTTGTATTCTTCAGCAAATTCGTTTGCCAATTCAAGACTAGATGTACCTTGCTTCGCTACGATTGTTGCACCATCTAAGTCTTCAAGACTATTAATCTCACTATCTGTTGGTACAACTAGAGATAAGCCTGATTCAAAATATGGATCACTAAAATCTACAACTTCTTTACGGTCTTCACGAATTCCAATTGCAGAAACAGCTGCATCTACTTGGTCAGCTTGTAATGCTGGAATAATTGCATCAAAACGCATAATTTCCCAATTTACTTCTAGGCCTTCATGTTCACCAATTGCCTCAATGATTTGAATATCAAAACCTGTTAGTTCGCCATCTTCTACATATTCAAATGGTGGGTAATCTTGTACAACTGCTACAGAGATCTCCTCTTTTTCTTCACCTTCACTCGTACCAGCTTGCGCCTCTTCCCCTGAAGTTCCGCACGCAGTCATCACCAATAATAGTGTCGTTGTAAGTAATGCCACCATCATATTTTTCATATTAAATCCACTTTCCTTTCTTTTCTGTAAAAAATTCAAGTTGTTTCTCCTCCCTAAATAAATGCTTTTAATTTCCTGAAATATTATTTTTAAAAACATTTTTTCTGACACGTTTAATACTTTATACGTATATTAAAATTTCCACAAAGTGGTTCTAGACAGATATATTACTATTAACTTGTCTTAAATGTACTAAGAGTGAGTTATACAGTCTATCTATCGAATCCCTCTTAAATAACAATAAATACTCTAAATATCTTAAAGTGTAGCAAAAATATATTTAATTCTATATTTTGCTAATTATTTATTTTATCAGTATTTTCACAATATAATATTTTCTGGAATATCTCATGAAAAGTAATTTTTTGTTCTTAAGAGCAAATTATAAGGTTTGAGTAAGTGCTTATAAATAATTGTTCCGAGACTGGGCGTAGAAAAACATTTTCCTAAACGAGGGGGCGAAGGAATCTCAAAGTTCAGTTAATTATTGGTGTTTAAAGGTATTAATAGGTGTAATATTTCTTACCTAAAACTAGTCAGCATTTCTCTTGTATCTATTTTCTTATGACGCAATCCGGTGTGACCAAGTGATTGGAGATATTATGTCCAAACTTAGCGAATTTGTACCAGGGCCGTGAAGCAAACGAAGTGAAGAATAAACGGATGTCGCATTTGTGTCTTGGGGTGAAAGAGAAGGTGTTTTGAACGGACATCACGACTTTTTCAGTAGCTTCCTGTACTAGTGCTAGTTTTCAAAGTAATAAAAAAACCACTCTCCAGATGGAGAGTGGCTTTATTATTACTTTAAGTTTGCTTTTGCTTTTTCTGCTAAATCAGTGAATGCTTTCTCATCGTTGATCGCAATGTCAGCAAGCATTTTACGGTTCATTTCGATACCAGATTGCTTTAATCCGTGCATGAAACGGTTGTAAGAAAGACCGTTCATACGCGCTGCAGCATTAATACGTGCGATCCATAATTTACGGAAGTCACGCTTTTTCTGTCTGCGGTCACGGTATGCATATTGTAATGATTTCATTACCTGACCTTGTGCAGATTTAAATAATCTATGCTTTGAACCATTATAACCTTTTGCAAGCTTTAATATTCTTTTACGACGACGACGGGCAACATAACCGCCTTTTACTCTAGCCATCGTAATCCCTCCTTTAACTCTATTCTAAGTTAGTTTATTAGATCATTTGACCGATACGTTTTTGGTCACTCTTATGAACAAGCGCGCCTTTACGTAGCTTACGCTTTTGCTTTTGAGACTTGTTTGCAGCCAAGTGGCTAGTATATCCGTGTGCACGCTTCAATTTGCCAGTTCCTGTCTTTTTGAAACGCTTTGCTGCACCTTTGTGCGTTTTCATTTTTGGCATCTTGGGTTCCTCCCTATGTCCATATTCGTTGTCTGTCTTGATAAAACTTTTGGGCTTAGCCCTTTGCAATCATCTGCCATTGATGATTGTTTATAAATGAAATAGTCGGTTGTTGTTGTCTTGAAAATCGGTTTATTTCTCAGCAGTCGGCGCTAAGACTAAGAACATACTACGTCCTTCCATCTTTGGCTTCGACTCGATTGTTGCAATATCTTCACATTCCTTCGCAAGACGCTCTAATACTTCTCTACCTAACTGGGAGTGAGTAATCGCACGACCGCGGAAACGAATCGCAGCTTTTACTTTATCACCTTTCGTTAAGAATTTACGAGCATTACGAAGTTTTGTGTTAAAGTCATGTTCTTCAATGTTTGGGCTTAAGCGCACCTCTTTGACATTAATGACTTTTTGTTTTTTACGAGCTTCTTTTTCTTTCTTTTGTTGCTCGTAACGGAATTTACCGTAATCCATGATTCGGCATACCGGTGGTTTTGCGTTTGGCGCCACCATGACAAGGTCTAGATTGGCATTTTGCGCCATTTCTAAAGCTTCTTGTTTTGACTTGACCCCAATTTGGTCACCGTTTGCACCAACCAAACGTACTTCGCGAGCACGGATGGATTCATTGATCATCATATCCTTACTAATATTGAGCCACCTCCATGAAATATTGCGGATCAAAGCAAGACGTGATCATAACACCGTTTAGCTTCACTGATGATGAAGCCTTATGACAAAATAAAAAAGCGCGGGTGAAATTAAATCGCCCACACTTCTATCTACGTGTTTCATCTTAGTCGTAACCTGTCAACTGCATAGGCGTCAATCAGGTGAGAAGCGGGCGCTTCTTCTTGCTTTGTTTCCATTATTATGTTCACTTAAATACCTTAACACAACAATGGAGGCATGTCAAATACTCTATGAGATATTTTTTATAAAAACCGTTGTCAGACAACCTCCATTTATTTTACTGGTTTTACTTCTGTTTGACAATGAATATATTTTTCCAGAAATTTATCTGAAGGTAATGGTTTATCAAAATAATAGCCTTGCATAAAAGGACAGTCTACAGATTGTAAGTAATGATAGGCTCTCTCGATTTCAACCCCTTCGGCAATCATCTGTAGCCCTAAATCCTTCCCTAATTTGATTGTTGATGAAACAATCGCACGATCTGCTTGATCCCCAGGTAAGTCTTTAATAAATGATTGATCGACTTTTAAACAATGGACGGGAAACTGCTTTAAGTAACTTAATGATGAATAGCCCGTTCCAAAATCATCAATTGCTAGTGTGAAACCGATATCTCTTAATTTATACAACGTACGGATCGAATCTGTTGTATTTTCCATTAGGGAATTTTCGGTTATTTCTAGTTGTAATCGGCCTGGGTCAACTTCTTCAGTATCAACAATATGTTTTATTCGCCGAACAAAGTCAGACTGCTGTAATTGATAAGCAGAAATATTAATTGATACATTAATTTGGTTAGCACCAAAGTTATCCCAACACTTTAAATCACGACATGTTTGTCTAATAACCCATTCCCCAATCGGTAAGATTAGTCCAGTATGCTCAGCGATTCGGATAAACTGTAACGGAGAAACCATTCCCTTTTCTGGATGTCTCCAGCGAATAAGTGCTTCACACGAAACAACTTTACGACTTTCACCTTGGATGATCGGCTGATAGTAAAGTTCGAATTGATCTTCTGCTTTTACAGCTTGCCTCAATTCATTTTCTAATTGAACTTGTGATAGAAACGTTCCTTTCATATCTGAACTGAAAAAACGATATGACTGCCCACCAGCTTTTTTTGCTGCAAAAAGTGCAAGGTCAGCATGCTTCATTAATTCTTCTGCATTGACGGCTGAGTTTGGATAAATAGAGATTCCAAGGCTTCCTCGTAAATTAAAATCACCATCTTTGTACTGAAACGGTTCTTCTAATATGCCTAGTACTTCTTGTACGATCGTTAACAATCCTATTTCTGTTATATCATACAAGAGCCAAATAAATTCATCTCCTCCAAGATGATAAAGTTTATAGCTTTCGAAACTTTGTGATTTCAGATGTTGCATTCTCTCTGCGATCATCATGATAAATCTATCACCCGCAGAATGTCCAAGCGTATCATTAATATTTTTAAACTGATCAAGATCAAAGAGGACAAGACCAACCCTTTTATTATTACGTTTTGCTTTATTAAGACAATCGACCAAGTCTCCCTCTAACAAGCGTCGGTTAGGAAGGCCTGTTAATATATCTTGATAAGCCATATTCCTAACTGTAAGCTCTGATTTTTTTAACTCCGTTATATCACTAACCGAAGCAAAAACATGATTATGTACACTGTTCTCATCTTTTATCGGTGAAAGCGCAGCTTGTAAATAACGTTTCCCTTGCTTGAAATCGAATTTAACGCCTTCACCTAAAAATGCTTTTTGGAATTGCTGTTTAATTAATGTTTTTTCCTCTTGATCACCTAAAATTTCTGTTACTATTCTGCCCTTTACATTCTCATTATCAATCCCGATTTCTTCTGCGAGCTTTCCCTCAAGTAGAGTTACGACTGGTTCAGTTTCCGCAGTAAAAGTTGTACGTAATACAAAATGGTGCAAGTTTTTCATTAGAGTAGGATAGTCTTCCTCAATGACTGACTGGCGTTCATCTTCCTCTTTTTTGCAGCTTGTAATATCAGTCAGTACAGAGATTACCTTGTCTATGATCCCCTCATCACTACGTACTGGAAAAAACGTCGCTTTTACCCAGTATTCTGCGCCTTGCTTGGTTAAGTCCTTCATTTCACCAGTCCATACTTCACCTTTTATCATCGTTTTCCACATATCTTTATAGAACAATTTCGTGTAATTGTTGTATTTCAAAAGTGAATAAGAACTTCCAATCAGTTCTTTTCGGTTGTATCCTGATATGTCACAATATGCATCATTGACATCCAAAATCTTCCCGGTATTATCTGTTACAGTCACCATACACGCTTGGTCAAAAGCTTCCATTAGTTCTTTTAGCTGACTGATCATTTGTTCTGTTGGCTTTGATAGCTTTCCTTGTTCTTTTATTAAATTTTCACGAAATTTTTCGATCCACCCATGTATTGTGACCATTGATTGAAACATGACATCCCATCCTTATTAGCATTCCTAAACCAACGATTAATGAATATAAATGAATCAATTTCATAATTCATTTCTTGAAAATTAGTTACAGATTTAGAATTTTATTTTCATCGTAATTTTTAATTGTACACGTTGTTATCAATGCGTACTAATCTAGCAGCTCCGTTGGACTGCACCCGCTCGCTTTCCGCGGACGAACCGCCAAGCCTCCTCGGGAAAAGTACCCTGCGGGGTCTCGGCTGGCCCGTTTTTCCGCAGGAGTCTCGCAGATTCCGCCAACTACGCAGGCGAACTTTATTTAAAAAGGTTGTTTTAAAGGTAGTTGTACAATTATCACATTGAACTTAAACAATTCCTTTTATTCAAGCTACTGATTCTAAAATTGAATATTTACGATTCAATCGTGCACCTGCTAATTTTAAACCGTTGTAAACCATAGTAACCATATCAAGTGAACTTTTGCTCTTTTACCTGTACGATACCTTACATTGTTTAACTGAAAGAATTCTTTTGAGTATCCAATGACACGCTCCAAATCCTCTATACTAAATAGACTTTCTTGTCGTACAATAGTAGACATAGGAGTCTTTCCCCTTTCGAATTGGTTTGTTGGGTACTTACTAAATTCGACATTTGGGGAGGTACTCCTTTTTTTTATGCCCTAGAACCGATGAGCTACGTAGGCTCAGATTTATGAAATTCATTCAAATTAGTAAA
The Bacillus shivajii DNA segment above includes these coding regions:
- a CDS encoding amino acid ABC transporter permease; its protein translation is MPVLLKGLWITVLITVISLLIALVIGLVLGLFSIARNKVLKGIATVYVNIIRGTPILVQMLYIYIGIPAVTDMRISAFAAGIIVISINAGAYLVEIFRAGINSIDKGQMEAGRTLGFSYGETMRIIILPQAVRRMLPAFVNQFIVSIKDTSLLSVIGIAELTMSGQSIYAANFRAFEILTAVGILYFIIIYLLTLFSRWLERRLEIS
- a CDS encoding transporter substrate-binding domain-containing protein; amino-acid sequence: MNFLQKRKESGFNMKNMMVALLTTTLLLVMTACGTSGEEAQAGTSEGEEKEEISVAVVQDYPPFEYVEDGELTGFDIQIIEAIGEHEGLEVNWEIMRFDAIIPALQADQVDAAVSAIGIREDRKEVVDFSDPYFESGLSLVVPTDSEINSLEDLDGATIVAKQGTSSLELANEFAEEYNGEVTIFQEDAMMYMEINSGNADAVINDYPSVAYKIVQDGDESNIRIVGDRLTGEDYGIAISKDAEGLVEKMNSGLEYLFESGKYDEIYDQYFAE
- the rplT gene encoding 50S ribosomal protein L20, producing the protein MARVKGGYVARRRRKRILKLAKGYNGSKHRLFKSAQGQVMKSLQYAYRDRRQKKRDFRKLWIARINAAARMNGLSYNRFMHGLKQSGIEMNRKMLADIAINDEKAFTDLAEKAKANLK
- the rpmI gene encoding 50S ribosomal protein L35, whose amino-acid sequence is MPKMKTHKGAAKRFKKTGTGKLKRAHGYTSHLAANKSQKQKRKLRKGALVHKSDQKRIGQMI
- the infC gene encoding translation initiation factor IF-3; amino-acid sequence: MMINESIRAREVRLVGANGDQIGVKSKQEALEMAQNANLDLVMVAPNAKPPVCRIMDYGKFRYEQQKKEKEARKKQKVINVKEVRLSPNIEEHDFNTKLRNARKFLTKGDKVKAAIRFRGRAITHSQLGREVLERLAKECEDIATIESKPKMEGRSMFLVLAPTAEK
- a CDS encoding sensor domain-containing protein, whose product is MFQSMVTIHGWIEKFRENLIKEQGKLSKPTEQMISQLKELMEAFDQACMVTVTDNTGKILDVNDAYCDISGYNRKELIGSSYSLLKYNNYTKLFYKDMWKTMIKGEVWTGEMKDLTKQGAEYWVKATFFPVRSDEGIIDKVISVLTDITSCKKEEDERQSVIEEDYPTLMKNLHHFVLRTTFTAETEPVVTLLEGKLAEEIGIDNENVKGRIVTEILGDQEEKTLIKQQFQKAFLGEGVKFDFKQGKRYLQAALSPIKDENSVHNHVFASVSDITELKKSELTVRNMAYQDILTGLPNRRLLEGDLVDCLNKAKRNNKRVGLVLFDLDQFKNINDTLGHSAGDRFIMMIAERMQHLKSQSFESYKLYHLGGDEFIWLLYDITEIGLLTIVQEVLGILEEPFQYKDGDFNLRGSLGISIYPNSAVNAEELMKHADLALFAAKKAGGQSYRFFSSDMKGTFLSQVQLENELRQAVKAEDQFELYYQPIIQGESRKVVSCEALIRWRHPEKGMVSPLQFIRIAEHTGLILPIGEWVIRQTCRDLKCWDNFGANQINVSINISAYQLQQSDFVRRIKHIVDTEEVDPGRLQLEITENSLMENTTDSIRTLYKLRDIGFTLAIDDFGTGYSSLSYLKQFPVHCLKVDQSFIKDLPGDQADRAIVSSTIKLGKDLGLQMIAEGVEIERAYHYLQSVDCPFMQGYYFDKPLPSDKFLEKYIHCQTEVKPVK